A segment of the Serratia fonticola genome:
AAAATCGAACTGGCCGCCCTTGTTCTGCTGCATTACGTGCCGATGCACAGCAACCGCATACTGGTTTGCGAGGGCATTCAGACGAGGACTATTAGCGATGAGTTTCATTAGGCAAGCCCATCCTCTGATGCTGCGTCCTCGATAGCCTCGTTGCACTGCAATTTACTCAGAAGATTGCTCCCAATATTTTCGGCGGCATCGACTAAAAAACCTTGGCTTTCGGGATCTTTAACATCGTTGATCGTGCGCAAGATTGCTAACAGGCACTCGGTGTCATGAATCAGTCCTGCGGTAAGAAAATGAGTTGTATTAGTCATGGGTTTTCTCTCCGACAAGGGTAAATTCAGACTCAAAACGATTGAGCGGATACGTGCATTCAGCCTGATAACCAACCCGGACAAATATCACACGATTGAAAATGCATGATTTGATGGTAATGATCTGGCCACGCTTATCTTGATAGCGTTCTTTTGGCATCGGTTTACGCATGGCTCACCTCCTGAACCGGCAGGCGTGCGGCCAATGACAGGATGAAGTGAGGGGCCAGAACTTGGCGGGCTTCGCGTTCGGTGTATGCCTCTACAGACATGCGGCAAGGCTTGGCTTTGCGGTCTGAGCGTGATATCGCCAGAAAGCGCCAGGTGAACTTATTCGGGGTGAGAAAATTCCGCCCGGTTAAGGGTGTGATATGATCTGACATAGCTACCTCGATACGTGCTTTATCGTTGGTGGTGAGAGGCCCGGTGAGTGGTGAGACACTTCCGGGCTTCGCTTTACTAAAAGCTATGCAATGGTGTACATTGATAACCTCAAATCTCAATATATACCGGTGAACACCAATGTCAACCAAAGAAAACCAAAAAGAGCGGCACGTAGTGCAGCTTCGCCTTGATGTGGATCTATCAGAACGGTTAGCCGTCGCAATGAAAGAGGATGGTGACGACAATAAAGCTGGCTGGATTAAAAGACTGCTTCGCCGGGAACTAGATAAGCGCGGCATCGAACCAAAGGGCTGACCTACGAAACTTTCGTAGG
Coding sequences within it:
- a CDS encoding host cell division inhibitor Icd-like protein — encoded protein: MSDHITPLTGRNFLTPNKFTWRFLAISRSDRKAKPCRMSVEAYTEREARQVLAPHFILSLAARLPVQEVSHA
- a CDS encoding DUF4222 domain-containing protein, translated to MRKPMPKERYQDKRGQIITIKSCIFNRVIFVRVGYQAECTYPLNRFESEFTLVGEKTHD